From the Solea senegalensis isolate Sse05_10M linkage group LG16, IFAPA_SoseM_1, whole genome shotgun sequence genome, one window contains:
- the kidins220a gene encoding kinase D-interacting substrate of 220 kDa B isoform X1 yields MDTTTSLKMTSLAVQSLFSYVEEENLVAIKAHLDKFRDVDSRSDNGQTPLMVAAEQGNLEIVQELIRRGANVNLDDSDCWTALISAAKEGHIEVVRELLENNANLEHRDMGGWTALMWAAYKGCTDVAQLLLDKGANPNITGQYSVYPIIWAAGRGHGEIVHLLLQHGAKVNCSDKYGTTPLIWAARKGHYESVIHLLANGADVDQEGANSMTALIVAVKGGYTEVVKELLKRNPNVNMTDKDGNTALAIAAKEGHTEIVQDLLDAGTYVNIPDRSGETVLIGAVRGGHVEIVRALLNKYADIDVRGQDGKTALYWAVEKGNATMVRDILQCNPDTESCTKDGETPLIKATKMRNIEIVELLLDKGAKVSAIDKKGDTPLHIAIRGRSRKLAELLLRNPKDGRLLYRPNKAGETPYNIDCTHQKSILTQIFGAKHLSPTESDGDMLGYDLYSSALADILSEPTMQPPICVGLYAQWGSGKSFLLKKLEDEMKTFAGQQIEPLFQFSWLVVLLTLLLCGSVAVVLGFTVDPKLAIAVSLSLLALLYIFFVLVYFGSRRERESWNWAWVISTRLARQVGYLELLLKLMFVNPPELPEQTTRALPVRFLFTDYNRLSSVGGETSMAEMIATLSDSCEREFGFMASRLFRVFKNDEVQGKKWKKTCCVPSFVLFALTLACLITGIALLAIFKVDPENLTVNAVLIAMATVVGLALLLNCRTWWQVADSVLNSQRKRLHSAANNLHKLKSEGFMKVLKHEVELMSKMAKTIDGFTQNQTRMAVIIDGLDACEQDKVLQMLDTVRVLFSKGPFISIFASDPHIIIKAINQNLNSVLRDSNINGHDYMRNIVHLPVFLNSRGLSTAKKLCMAAPPNGETLPVEGWHEDMDKKLSQNNLGPDQAKFGSKNALNRRDTYRRRQMQRTITRQMSFDLTKLLVTEDWFSDISPQTMRRLLNIVSITGRLLRANQILFNWDRLASWINLTEEWPYRTSWIILFLEESEGVSDQVSLKTIYERISKNIPTTKDVEPLLEIDGDVRSFEVFLSSRTPVLTARDVEMFLPCTVNLDPKLREIIADVRAAREQMHMGGVTYPTLPLQETVPRPQSGYNQHSLACSPAGSFTGSLPPQPHSAYFSGMTGPQHPFYNRPYFPQHVYHLPRHYSHHVPSSLPPSIKPPGHPQDTSGLHLKSLPYKLKQVPPAVLLSSMNTDTVCERLKQIDGIDTSMLQQYTSTIKKANINGRVLSQCNLDELKKEMKMNFGDWQLFRGMVVEQRHAESQALLQEETRSVSEQGSSMVHGDSRRRFGGAQPESAAFGLNLSFEELSGAGLEEPPRHNSSSHWQVANHHTLSMSSLNSQESSNDICKLTDKQQAEYRDAYREYIAQMAQLEMSGSGGERPMQPHPGQFLQAASSEDKGAKEGADQDGRKSLTKRGSKTSDATDFASGADAQTLDPISEEDERPDHSSSSRTPGSVKKGAGAYYYKVPNDEDSGPEEDNTTPLLHKEATSGAHSAQKAFPPTMPDSLTEILLDKKDSSDSGMRSSDSSSDHSSDRSSDRSLEEPHGDADIEGEAMKCSLIELELEGLVKKRVLLPSSLSGLQDATVARMSICSEAPSEVSLMASSPDEGWPSSGVTNLNRSASNATLNNNTSSPSDANTNTNNSRQQQANISVTQSTTTSSSNIDVSPAVIITPGSSSSSSGSGTAYTTAATIHNQNLHTVSMGDERESVL; encoded by the exons ATGGATACCACCACCTCCCTGAAGATGACCTCCCTGGCTGTCCAGAGTCTGTTCAGCTACGTGGAGGAGGAGAACCTGGTTGCCATCAAAGCACATTTGGACAAGTTCCGAGATGTGGACAGCAGGAGTGAT AATGGACAGACTCCCCTGATGGTGGCTGCTGAACAGGGCAATCTGGAGATAGTACAAGAGCTCATTAGGAGAGGAGCCAACGTTAATTTGGATGACTCT GACTGCTGGACGGCGTTGATCTCGGCAGCAAAGGAGGGCCACATCGAGGTGGTGAGGGAACTGTTGGAGAACAATGCAAACCTGGAACACCGAGACATG GGAGGTTGGACTGCTCTCATGTGGGCAGCCTATAAAGGTTGTACAGATGTGGCCCAGCTGCTTTTGGACAAAGGAGCTAACCCTAACATCACTGGTCAG TACAGCGTCTACCCCATCATCTGGGCAGCAGGTCGCGGCCACGGAGAGATTGTCCATCTCCTGCTGCAGCACGGTGCCAAGGTCAACTGCTCAGACAAG TATGGTACAACCCCATTGATTTGGGCTGCTCGGAAGGGCCACTATGAAAGTGTGATTCACCTTCTGGCAAACGGCGCAGATGTGGACCAGGAAGGAGCA AATTCAATGACAGCTCTGATTGTGGCCGTGAAAGGCGGCTACACAGAGGTTGTCAAGGAGCTGCTGAAGAGGAACCCGAATGTCAACATGACAGACAAGGATGGCAACACCGCTCTGGCCATTGCTGCCAAGGAAGGACACACTGAGATCGTTCAGGACCTGCTGGATGCCGGGACCTATGTCAATATCCCAGACAGG AGCGGGGAGACGGTGCTGATTGGTGCAGTTAGAGGAGGTCATGTGGAGATTGTCCGCGCCCTGCTGAACAAATATGCTGATATTGACGTCAGGGGCCAG GATGGAAAGACTGCCCTCTACTGGGCAGTAGAGAAAGGCAACGCTACCATGGTGAGAGACATCTTGCAGTGTAACCCTGACACAGAGAGCTGCACAAAG GATGGAGAGACGCCACTTATCAAAGCAACAAAAATGAGGAACATAGAAAtagtggagctgctgctggataAAGGAGCCAAAGTGTCTGCTATTGACAAG AAAGGAGACACGCCCCTCCATATTGCCATCCGAGGGCGGAGCCGAAAGTTGGCCGAGCTGCTTTTGAGGAACCCCAAAGACGGCCGCTTGCTTTACCGCCCCAACAAAGCTGGAGAGACCCCGTACAACATCGACTGCACCCACCAGAAAAGCATCCTCACACAGATATTTGGAGCCA AGCACCTGTCCCCGACAGAGTCGGATGGAGACATGTTGGGGTACGACCTGTACAGCAGCGCTCTGGCAGACATCCTGAGTGAGCCAACCATGCAGCCGCCGATCTGTGTTGGGCTGTATGCTCAGTGGGGCAGTGGCAAGTCTTTCCTTCTGAAGAAACTGGAGG ATGAGATGAAGACATTTGCCGGCCAGCAGATAGAGCCATTGTTCCAGTTCTCGTGGCTGGTGGTCCTCCTCACGCTGCTGCTCTGTGGCTCAGTGGCTGTGGTCCTCGGCTTTACTGTTGATCCTAAACTGGCAATCGCTGTCTCCCTCAGCCTCCTCGCCCTGCTCTACATCTTCTTTG TGTTGGTGTATTTCGGAAGTCGCCGCGAGAGGGAGAGTTGGAACTGGGCGTGGGTCATCAGCACTCGACTGGCTCGCCAGGTCGGCTACCTGGAGCTGCTCCTCAAACTGATGTTCGTCAACCCCCCTGAACTTCCCGAGCAGACGACCCGCGCCCTGCCTGTCAG GTTCCTGTTCACCGACTATAATCGCCTGTCCAGCGTTGGAGGGGAGACGTCCATGGCTGAGATGATTGCCACGCTCTCGGATTCCTGCGAGAGGGAATTTGGCTTCATGGCCTCGAGGCTTTTCAGGGTTTTCAAGAATGATGAAGTCCAAG GTAAAAAGTGGAAGAAAACGTGTTGTGTTCCCTCCTTCGTCCTGTTTGCCCTGACACTAGCCTGCCTTATCACCGGCATAGCCTTGTTAGCCATTTTTAAG GTGGACCCAGAGAACTTGACGGTAAACGCAGTGCTGATAGCTATGGCCACTGTGGTGGGTCTGGCTTTACTGCTCAATTGCAGGACCTGGTGGCAAGTGGCAGACTCGGTCCTCAACTCTCAGAGAAAACGTCTGCACAGTGCTGCCAACAACCTGCACAAACTCAAGAGTGAAGGCTTTATGAAG GTTCTGAAGCATGAGGTGGAACTGATGTCAAAAATGGCCAAGACCATCGATGGATTCACCCAGAACCAGACACGTATGGCAGTCATCATCGACGGCCTGGACGCCTGTGAACAGGATAAAGTGCTGCAAATGCTcgacacg GTGAGGGTCCTCTTCTCCAAAGGCCCCTTCATATCCATCTTTGCCAGCGATCCCCACATTATCATAAAAGCTATCAACCAAAACCTCAATAGTGTACTGAGAGACTCCAATATCAATGGCCATGACTACATGAGGAACATCGTCCACCTGCCAGTATTCCTCAACAGCAGGGGCCTCAGTACAGCCAAAAAGCTTTGCATGGCAGCCCCCCCCAATGGAGAGACATTGCCTGTTGAAG GATGGCATGAAGACATGGACAAGAAGTTGTCTCAGAACAACTTGGGCCCGGACCAGGCCAAGTTTGGCAGCAAGAACGCCCTCAATCGCAGG GACACGTACCGACGTCGCCAGATGCAGAGGACCATCACCCGACAGATGTCATTTGACCTTACCAAGCTGCTGGTCACTGAGGATTGGTTCAGTGACATTAGCCCACAGACAATGAGGAGGCTGCTCAACATTGTTTCTATCACAG GTCGTCTCTTGCGAGCCAATCAGATCCTCTTCAACTGGGACCGCCTGGCGTCGTGGATCAACCTGACAGAGGAGTGGCCTTACAGGACGTCGTGGATCATCCTCTTCCTGGAGGAGTCCGAGGGAGTGTCTGACCAGGTCTCTCTCAAGACCATTTATGAGAG AATCTCTAAGAACATCCCCACCACTAAGGACGTGGAGCCACTGCTGGAGATTGATGGAGACGTCCGCAGCTTTGAGgtcttcctctcctccaggaCTCCTGTTCTCACTGCCAGAGACGTGGAGATGTTCTTGCCCTGCACCGTCAACCTGGACCCCAAACTCAGGGAGATCATAGCAG ATGTCCGTGCGGCCAGGGAGCAGATGCACATGGGAGGAGTGACCTATCCCACGCTGCCACTGCAAGAGACAGTGCCCCGTCCACAGTCAGGTTACAACCAGCACTCTCTCGCCTGCTCTCCGGCGGGCTCCTTCACAGGATCCTTGCCTCCTCAGCCTCACAGTGCCTACTTCAGCGGGATGACTGGCCCACAGCACCCCTTCTATAACAGG CCTTATTTTCCCCAACATGTGTATCACCTGCCACGGCATTACTCCCACCATGTTCCCTCATCCTTGCCTCCCTCCATTAAACCACCTGGCCATCCTCAGGACACCAGTGGACTT CATTTAAAGTCGCTGCCTTACAAATTAAAGCAG GTCCCTCCTGCGGTCCTGCTCAGCTCTATGAACACGGACACTGTGTGTGAACGTCTGAAACAGATCGATGGAATTGACACCAGCATGCTTCAGCAGTACACCTCCACCATCAAGAAG GCTAATATAAATGGTCGGGTGCTGTCCCAGTGCAACCTGGATGAATTGAAGAAAGAGATGAAGATGAACTTTGGTGACTGGCAGCTCTTCAGGGGAATG GTGGTAGAACAACGTCATGCTGAAAGCCAGGCTCTGCTCCAGGAAGAGACCCGTTCTGTGAGCGAGCAGGGCAGCAGCATGGTCCACGGGGACAGCAGGAGACGCTTTGGAGGAGCCCAGCCCGAATCGGCGGCTTTCGGTCTCAACCTCAGTTTTGAGGAGCTCAGTGGAGCTGGACTGGAGGAGCCTCCGAGACACAACAGCAGCTCACACTGGCAG GTGGCAAATCACCATACTTTGAGCATGTCCAGCCTCAACTCGCAGGAGTCCTCCAATGACATCTGTAAGCTGACAGACAAGCAGCAGGCCGAGTACCGAGATGCCTACAGGGAGTACATCGCTCAGATGGCCCAGCTGGAGATGTCCggcagtggaggagaaagaCCCATGCAGCCTCATCCCGGTCAATTCCTGCAGGCTGCCAGCTCAGAGGACAAAGGG GCCAAAGAAGGAGCAGACCAAGACGGCCGCAAGTCCCTCACCAAGAGAGGCTCCAAGACGAGTGATGCCACAGATTTCGCCTCGGGGGCTGATGCCCAGACCCTGGACCCCATCAGTGAAGAGGACGAGAGGCCGGACCACAGCTCATCCTCCAGGACTCCAGGCTCCGTGAAGAAGGGAGCTGGGGCCTACTACTACAAGGTGCCCAACGATGAAGACTCAGGCCCAGAAGAAGACAACACCACACCTCTCCTCCACAAAGAGGCAACATCTGGTGCTCACTCTGCCCAGAAGGCCTTCCCGCCCACCATGCCAGACTCCCTCACCGAGATCCTCCTCGATAAGAAGGACTCTTCCGACTCAGGGATGCGCTCCAGCGACAGCTCCTCCGACCACTCGTCCGACCGCTCGTCCGACCGCTCCCTGGAAGAGCCTCACGGAGACGCCGACATTGAGGGAGAGGCTATGAAGTGCAGTCTGATCGAACTGGAGCTGGAGGGGCTGGTGAAGAAGAGAGTCCTGCTGCCCAGCAGCCTGAGCGGCCTGCAGGATGCCACCGTGGCCCGCATGTCTATCTGCTCCGAGGCCCCGTCTGAAGTCAGCCTAATGGCCAGCAGCCCAGATGAAGGGTGGCCGTCCAGTGGGGTCACCAACCTCAACCGCAGCGCCAGCAACGCCACCCttaacaacaacacaagcagcCCAAGCGACGCCAACACCAACACTAACAACAGCCGGCAGCAGCAGGCCAACATCTCCGTCACACagtccaccaccacctcctcctctaaCATTGACGTCTCACCAGCTGTCATCATCACccccggcagcagcagcagcagcagcggcagcggcactGCTTACACCACGGCTGCCACCATCCACAACCAGAACCTGCACACCGTCAGCATGGGAGACGAGCGGGAGAGCGTCCTCTAA
- the kidins220a gene encoding kinase D-interacting substrate of 220 kDa B isoform X3 yields the protein MDTTTSLKMTSLAVQSLFSYVEEENLVAIKAHLDKFRDVDSRSDNGQTPLMVAAEQGNLEIVQELIRRGANVNLDDSDCWTALISAAKEGHIEVVRELLENNANLEHRDMGGWTALMWAAYKGCTDVAQLLLDKGANPNITGQYSVYPIIWAAGRGHGEIVHLLLQHGAKVNCSDKYGTTPLIWAARKGHYESVIHLLANGADVDQEGANSMTALIVAVKGGYTEVVKELLKRNPNVNMTDKDGNTALAIAAKEGHTEIVQDLLDAGTYVNIPDRSGETVLIGAVRGGHVEIVRALLNKYADIDVRGQDGKTALYWAVEKGNATMVRDILQCNPDTESCTKDGETPLIKATKMRNIEIVELLLDKGAKVSAIDKKGDTPLHIAIRGRSRKLAELLLRNPKDGRLLYRPNKAGETPYNIDCTHQKSILTQIFGAKHLSPTESDGDMLGYDLYSSALADILSEPTMQPPICVGLYAQWGSGKSFLLKKLEDEMKTFAGQQIEPLFQFSWLVVLLTLLLCGSVAVVLGFTVDPKLAIAVSLSLLALLYIFFVLVYFGSRRERESWNWAWVISTRLARQVGYLELLLKLMFVNPPELPEQTTRALPVRFLFTDYNRLSSVGGETSMAEMIATLSDSCEREFGFMASRLFRVFKNDEVQGKKWKKTCCVPSFVLFALTLACLITGIALLAIFKVDPENLTVNAVLIAMATVVGLALLLNCRTWWQVADSVLNSQRKRLHSAANNLHKLKSEGFMKVLKHEVELMSKMAKTIDGFTQNQTRMAVIIDGLDACEQDKVLQMLDTVRVLFSKGPFISIFASDPHIIIKAINQNLNSVLRDSNINGHDYMRNIVHLPVFLNSRGLSTAKKLCMAAPPNGETLPVEGWHEDMDKKLSQNNLGPDQAKFGSKNALNRRDTYRRRQMQRTITRQMSFDLTKLLVTEDWFSDISPQTMRRLLNIVSITGRLLRANQILFNWDRLASWINLTEEWPYRTSWIILFLEESEGVSDQVSLKTIYERISKNIPTTKDVEPLLEIDGDVRSFEVFLSSRTPVLTARDVEMFLPCTVNLDPKLREIIADVRAAREQMHMGGVTYPTLPLQETVPRPQSGYNQHSLACSPAGSFTGSLPPQPHSAYFSGMTGPQHPFYNRHLKSLPYKLKQVPPAVLLSSMNTDTVCERLKQIDGIDTSMLQQYTSTIKKANINGRVLSQCNLDELKKEMKMNFGDWQLFRGMVVEQRHAESQALLQEETRSVSEQGSSMVHGDSRRRFGGAQPESAAFGLNLSFEELSGAGLEEPPRHNSSSHWQVANHHTLSMSSLNSQESSNDICKLTDKQQAEYRDAYREYIAQMAQLEMSGSGGERPMQPHPGQFLQAASSEDKGAKEGADQDGRKSLTKRGSKTSDATDFASGADAQTLDPISEEDERPDHSSSSRTPGSVKKGAGAYYYKVPNDEDSGPEEDNTTPLLHKEATSGAHSAQKAFPPTMPDSLTEILLDKKDSSDSGMRSSDSSSDHSSDRSSDRSLEEPHGDADIEGEAMKCSLIELELEGLVKKRVLLPSSLSGLQDATVARMSICSEAPSEVSLMASSPDEGWPSSGVTNLNRSASNATLNNNTSSPSDANTNTNNSRQQQANISVTQSTTTSSSNIDVSPAVIITPGSSSSSSGSGTAYTTAATIHNQNLHTVSMGDERESVL from the exons ATGGATACCACCACCTCCCTGAAGATGACCTCCCTGGCTGTCCAGAGTCTGTTCAGCTACGTGGAGGAGGAGAACCTGGTTGCCATCAAAGCACATTTGGACAAGTTCCGAGATGTGGACAGCAGGAGTGAT AATGGACAGACTCCCCTGATGGTGGCTGCTGAACAGGGCAATCTGGAGATAGTACAAGAGCTCATTAGGAGAGGAGCCAACGTTAATTTGGATGACTCT GACTGCTGGACGGCGTTGATCTCGGCAGCAAAGGAGGGCCACATCGAGGTGGTGAGGGAACTGTTGGAGAACAATGCAAACCTGGAACACCGAGACATG GGAGGTTGGACTGCTCTCATGTGGGCAGCCTATAAAGGTTGTACAGATGTGGCCCAGCTGCTTTTGGACAAAGGAGCTAACCCTAACATCACTGGTCAG TACAGCGTCTACCCCATCATCTGGGCAGCAGGTCGCGGCCACGGAGAGATTGTCCATCTCCTGCTGCAGCACGGTGCCAAGGTCAACTGCTCAGACAAG TATGGTACAACCCCATTGATTTGGGCTGCTCGGAAGGGCCACTATGAAAGTGTGATTCACCTTCTGGCAAACGGCGCAGATGTGGACCAGGAAGGAGCA AATTCAATGACAGCTCTGATTGTGGCCGTGAAAGGCGGCTACACAGAGGTTGTCAAGGAGCTGCTGAAGAGGAACCCGAATGTCAACATGACAGACAAGGATGGCAACACCGCTCTGGCCATTGCTGCCAAGGAAGGACACACTGAGATCGTTCAGGACCTGCTGGATGCCGGGACCTATGTCAATATCCCAGACAGG AGCGGGGAGACGGTGCTGATTGGTGCAGTTAGAGGAGGTCATGTGGAGATTGTCCGCGCCCTGCTGAACAAATATGCTGATATTGACGTCAGGGGCCAG GATGGAAAGACTGCCCTCTACTGGGCAGTAGAGAAAGGCAACGCTACCATGGTGAGAGACATCTTGCAGTGTAACCCTGACACAGAGAGCTGCACAAAG GATGGAGAGACGCCACTTATCAAAGCAACAAAAATGAGGAACATAGAAAtagtggagctgctgctggataAAGGAGCCAAAGTGTCTGCTATTGACAAG AAAGGAGACACGCCCCTCCATATTGCCATCCGAGGGCGGAGCCGAAAGTTGGCCGAGCTGCTTTTGAGGAACCCCAAAGACGGCCGCTTGCTTTACCGCCCCAACAAAGCTGGAGAGACCCCGTACAACATCGACTGCACCCACCAGAAAAGCATCCTCACACAGATATTTGGAGCCA AGCACCTGTCCCCGACAGAGTCGGATGGAGACATGTTGGGGTACGACCTGTACAGCAGCGCTCTGGCAGACATCCTGAGTGAGCCAACCATGCAGCCGCCGATCTGTGTTGGGCTGTATGCTCAGTGGGGCAGTGGCAAGTCTTTCCTTCTGAAGAAACTGGAGG ATGAGATGAAGACATTTGCCGGCCAGCAGATAGAGCCATTGTTCCAGTTCTCGTGGCTGGTGGTCCTCCTCACGCTGCTGCTCTGTGGCTCAGTGGCTGTGGTCCTCGGCTTTACTGTTGATCCTAAACTGGCAATCGCTGTCTCCCTCAGCCTCCTCGCCCTGCTCTACATCTTCTTTG TGTTGGTGTATTTCGGAAGTCGCCGCGAGAGGGAGAGTTGGAACTGGGCGTGGGTCATCAGCACTCGACTGGCTCGCCAGGTCGGCTACCTGGAGCTGCTCCTCAAACTGATGTTCGTCAACCCCCCTGAACTTCCCGAGCAGACGACCCGCGCCCTGCCTGTCAG GTTCCTGTTCACCGACTATAATCGCCTGTCCAGCGTTGGAGGGGAGACGTCCATGGCTGAGATGATTGCCACGCTCTCGGATTCCTGCGAGAGGGAATTTGGCTTCATGGCCTCGAGGCTTTTCAGGGTTTTCAAGAATGATGAAGTCCAAG GTAAAAAGTGGAAGAAAACGTGTTGTGTTCCCTCCTTCGTCCTGTTTGCCCTGACACTAGCCTGCCTTATCACCGGCATAGCCTTGTTAGCCATTTTTAAG GTGGACCCAGAGAACTTGACGGTAAACGCAGTGCTGATAGCTATGGCCACTGTGGTGGGTCTGGCTTTACTGCTCAATTGCAGGACCTGGTGGCAAGTGGCAGACTCGGTCCTCAACTCTCAGAGAAAACGTCTGCACAGTGCTGCCAACAACCTGCACAAACTCAAGAGTGAAGGCTTTATGAAG GTTCTGAAGCATGAGGTGGAACTGATGTCAAAAATGGCCAAGACCATCGATGGATTCACCCAGAACCAGACACGTATGGCAGTCATCATCGACGGCCTGGACGCCTGTGAACAGGATAAAGTGCTGCAAATGCTcgacacg GTGAGGGTCCTCTTCTCCAAAGGCCCCTTCATATCCATCTTTGCCAGCGATCCCCACATTATCATAAAAGCTATCAACCAAAACCTCAATAGTGTACTGAGAGACTCCAATATCAATGGCCATGACTACATGAGGAACATCGTCCACCTGCCAGTATTCCTCAACAGCAGGGGCCTCAGTACAGCCAAAAAGCTTTGCATGGCAGCCCCCCCCAATGGAGAGACATTGCCTGTTGAAG GATGGCATGAAGACATGGACAAGAAGTTGTCTCAGAACAACTTGGGCCCGGACCAGGCCAAGTTTGGCAGCAAGAACGCCCTCAATCGCAGG GACACGTACCGACGTCGCCAGATGCAGAGGACCATCACCCGACAGATGTCATTTGACCTTACCAAGCTGCTGGTCACTGAGGATTGGTTCAGTGACATTAGCCCACAGACAATGAGGAGGCTGCTCAACATTGTTTCTATCACAG GTCGTCTCTTGCGAGCCAATCAGATCCTCTTCAACTGGGACCGCCTGGCGTCGTGGATCAACCTGACAGAGGAGTGGCCTTACAGGACGTCGTGGATCATCCTCTTCCTGGAGGAGTCCGAGGGAGTGTCTGACCAGGTCTCTCTCAAGACCATTTATGAGAG AATCTCTAAGAACATCCCCACCACTAAGGACGTGGAGCCACTGCTGGAGATTGATGGAGACGTCCGCAGCTTTGAGgtcttcctctcctccaggaCTCCTGTTCTCACTGCCAGAGACGTGGAGATGTTCTTGCCCTGCACCGTCAACCTGGACCCCAAACTCAGGGAGATCATAGCAG ATGTCCGTGCGGCCAGGGAGCAGATGCACATGGGAGGAGTGACCTATCCCACGCTGCCACTGCAAGAGACAGTGCCCCGTCCACAGTCAGGTTACAACCAGCACTCTCTCGCCTGCTCTCCGGCGGGCTCCTTCACAGGATCCTTGCCTCCTCAGCCTCACAGTGCCTACTTCAGCGGGATGACTGGCCCACAGCACCCCTTCTATAACAGG CATTTAAAGTCGCTGCCTTACAAATTAAAGCAG GTCCCTCCTGCGGTCCTGCTCAGCTCTATGAACACGGACACTGTGTGTGAACGTCTGAAACAGATCGATGGAATTGACACCAGCATGCTTCAGCAGTACACCTCCACCATCAAGAAG GCTAATATAAATGGTCGGGTGCTGTCCCAGTGCAACCTGGATGAATTGAAGAAAGAGATGAAGATGAACTTTGGTGACTGGCAGCTCTTCAGGGGAATG GTGGTAGAACAACGTCATGCTGAAAGCCAGGCTCTGCTCCAGGAAGAGACCCGTTCTGTGAGCGAGCAGGGCAGCAGCATGGTCCACGGGGACAGCAGGAGACGCTTTGGAGGAGCCCAGCCCGAATCGGCGGCTTTCGGTCTCAACCTCAGTTTTGAGGAGCTCAGTGGAGCTGGACTGGAGGAGCCTCCGAGACACAACAGCAGCTCACACTGGCAG GTGGCAAATCACCATACTTTGAGCATGTCCAGCCTCAACTCGCAGGAGTCCTCCAATGACATCTGTAAGCTGACAGACAAGCAGCAGGCCGAGTACCGAGATGCCTACAGGGAGTACATCGCTCAGATGGCCCAGCTGGAGATGTCCggcagtggaggagaaagaCCCATGCAGCCTCATCCCGGTCAATTCCTGCAGGCTGCCAGCTCAGAGGACAAAGGG GCCAAAGAAGGAGCAGACCAAGACGGCCGCAAGTCCCTCACCAAGAGAGGCTCCAAGACGAGTGATGCCACAGATTTCGCCTCGGGGGCTGATGCCCAGACCCTGGACCCCATCAGTGAAGAGGACGAGAGGCCGGACCACAGCTCATCCTCCAGGACTCCAGGCTCCGTGAAGAAGGGAGCTGGGGCCTACTACTACAAGGTGCCCAACGATGAAGACTCAGGCCCAGAAGAAGACAACACCACACCTCTCCTCCACAAAGAGGCAACATCTGGTGCTCACTCTGCCCAGAAGGCCTTCCCGCCCACCATGCCAGACTCCCTCACCGAGATCCTCCTCGATAAGAAGGACTCTTCCGACTCAGGGATGCGCTCCAGCGACAGCTCCTCCGACCACTCGTCCGACCGCTCGTCCGACCGCTCCCTGGAAGAGCCTCACGGAGACGCCGACATTGAGGGAGAGGCTATGAAGTGCAGTCTGATCGAACTGGAGCTGGAGGGGCTGGTGAAGAAGAGAGTCCTGCTGCCCAGCAGCCTGAGCGGCCTGCAGGATGCCACCGTGGCCCGCATGTCTATCTGCTCCGAGGCCCCGTCTGAAGTCAGCCTAATGGCCAGCAGCCCAGATGAAGGGTGGCCGTCCAGTGGGGTCACCAACCTCAACCGCAGCGCCAGCAACGCCACCCttaacaacaacacaagcagcCCAAGCGACGCCAACACCAACACTAACAACAGCCGGCAGCAGCAGGCCAACATCTCCGTCACACagtccaccaccacctcctcctctaaCATTGACGTCTCACCAGCTGTCATCATCACccccggcagcagcagcagcagcagcggcagcggcactGCTTACACCACGGCTGCCACCATCCACAACCAGAACCTGCACACCGTCAGCATGGGAGACGAGCGGGAGAGCGTCCTCTAA